In Hwangdonia lutea, a single window of DNA contains:
- the smpB gene encoding SsrA-binding protein SmpB: MQKTINIQNKKARFQYEILDKYTAGIVLTGTEIKSIRSSKASIAESFCEFNEKGELFVINMTIQEYAFGNYYNHRPKAERKLLLNKKELKKLNKEVQNTGLTIIPLRLFINDRGFAKLEIALAKGKKLFDKRETIKDRDNKRNLDRIKKTYR; the protein is encoded by the coding sequence ATGCAAAAAACCATTAACATACAAAACAAAAAAGCGCGTTTTCAATACGAAATATTGGATAAGTACACCGCTGGAATTGTGTTAACCGGCACCGAGATTAAATCCATTAGAAGCAGCAAAGCATCCATTGCCGAAAGCTTTTGTGAGTTTAATGAAAAAGGTGAGCTTTTTGTAATAAATATGACCATTCAAGAGTACGCTTTTGGTAATTATTACAACCACCGCCCTAAAGCCGAAAGGAAATTGCTTTTAAATAAAAAGGAGCTAAAAAAACTAAATAAAGAAGTGCAGAATACGGGGTTAACCATTATTCCGCTGCGTTTATTTATCAACGATAGAGGCTTTGCCAAATTGGAAATTGCCTTGGCAAAGGGTAAAAAATTATTCGACAAACGCGAAACCATAAAAGACCGCGACAATAAGCGTAATTTAGATAGAATTAAAAAAACGTATAGATAA
- a CDS encoding Xaa-Pro dipeptidyl-peptidase, which produces MIQHSNFKTVILTFCIVFTSIFSVVAQEKAIPFFKDGEAQIVEAFNTPDKWIRHDLFVETTFDTDGDGKLDRMHVGVTRPYQTETEGLKLPVIYETSPYYAGVAPDVDGVFWDVKHELGAMGKARVHPEVTLLGERPIISNSQITTWVPRGYIVVHSSSPGTGLSQGSPTVGGRNESLAPKAVIDWLNGRAKAYTEAYGGEEVKAFWTTGKVGMTGTSYNGTLPLAAATTGVEGLEVIIPVAPNTSYYHYYRSNGLVRSPGGYLGEDIDVLYDYIHSGGEEPIIQNSHSTVNDANIPKAFKNKRAYSNAMVRDTEMKNGMDRITGDYNDFWAGRDYLNHMEPMKAAMLMAHGFNDWNVMPEHSYRIYKKAKAMGLTTQIYYHQFGHGGPPRVSMMNKWFTQFLHGIDNDIENETHKAWIVREGDKMSEPTAYKDFPNPEAEPITLHVTSGAPKTGGLTAVKSTKQGKETLVDNYSFSGEALARAEITNHRLLFVTPKLTKDIHISGVPQITIKMASNKPAANLSVWLVSLPWNDSRRAKITDNIITRGWADPQNHKSLTNSEPLKPGKFYDITFDLQPDDQIIKAGQQIGLMIFSSDKEYTLHPKPGTELTVDLDRTSLVLPIVGGAHSFNESVKLH; this is translated from the coding sequence ATGATTCAGCATTCTAATTTTAAAACAGTCATACTCACTTTTTGTATAGTATTTACAAGCATTTTTTCTGTTGTAGCTCAAGAAAAAGCAATACCTTTTTTTAAAGATGGGGAAGCTCAAATAGTCGAGGCTTTTAATACACCGGATAAATGGATTCGTCATGATTTATTTGTCGAAACCACTTTTGATACCGATGGCGATGGCAAACTAGACCGTATGCACGTTGGCGTAACCAGACCCTATCAAACCGAAACCGAAGGCTTAAAGCTTCCTGTTATTTACGAAACCAGTCCTTATTACGCTGGAGTTGCCCCTGATGTTGATGGTGTTTTTTGGGATGTAAAACACGAATTGGGCGCTATGGGAAAAGCGCGGGTTCACCCCGAAGTTACCCTATTGGGCGAGCGTCCCATCATTTCAAATTCACAAATTACAACCTGGGTGCCACGAGGCTATATTGTGGTGCATTCATCATCTCCCGGAACAGGCTTATCACAAGGTTCGCCAACGGTTGGTGGGCGCAACGAATCTTTAGCTCCAAAAGCGGTTATCGATTGGTTAAATGGTCGTGCAAAAGCTTATACCGAAGCTTACGGCGGTGAAGAAGTAAAAGCGTTTTGGACTACCGGAAAAGTGGGTATGACGGGAACATCGTATAACGGCACACTTCCCTTGGCAGCCGCTACCACGGGTGTTGAAGGTTTAGAGGTTATTATTCCCGTGGCGCCAAACACCTCCTATTATCATTATTACCGTTCCAACGGATTGGTGCGTTCACCGGGTGGTTATTTAGGTGAAGATATTGATGTGTTGTACGATTACATTCATAGTGGCGGAGAAGAGCCAATAATTCAAAACAGCCATTCAACGGTTAATGATGCCAATATCCCTAAAGCATTTAAAAACAAAAGAGCCTATAGCAATGCCATGGTACGTGATACCGAAATGAAAAATGGCATGGATAGAATTACGGGCGATTATAACGATTTTTGGGCAGGTCGCGATTACCTAAACCACATGGAACCGATGAAAGCCGCTATGTTAATGGCACACGGTTTTAACGATTGGAATGTAATGCCCGAACACAGTTACCGCATTTATAAAAAAGCCAAAGCCATGGGATTGACCACGCAAATTTATTACCATCAATTTGGTCATGGTGGACCACCACGGGTAAGTATGATGAATAAATGGTTTACTCAATTTTTACACGGTATTGACAATGACATTGAAAACGAAACCCATAAAGCATGGATAGTTCGCGAAGGCGATAAAATGAGCGAACCAACGGCTTATAAAGACTTCCCAAATCCTGAAGCTGAACCTATAACGCTGCATGTAACATCCGGTGCCCCAAAAACAGGCGGATTAACCGCAGTAAAATCAACAAAGCAAGGAAAAGAAACGTTGGTTGACAATTACTCGTTTAGCGGTGAAGCCTTGGCACGGGCAGAAATAACAAACCATCGCTTATTATTTGTGACGCCCAAACTCACAAAGGATATTCATATTTCGGGTGTACCCCAAATAACCATTAAAATGGCCAGCAACAAACCTGCTGCAAATTTATCGGTTTGGTTGGTATCACTGCCGTGGAACGACAGCAGACGCGCAAAAATAACCGACAATATCATTACTCGTGGTTGGGCAGACCCACAAAACCATAAATCGCTTACCAATAGCGAACCCTTAAAACCAGGTAAGTTTTACGACATCACTTTTGATTTACAGCCGGACGATCAAATTATAAAGGCTGGACAACAAATTGGGCTAATGATTTTTTCCAGTGATAAAGAATATACGTTACACCCAAAACCAGGAACGGAATTGACTGTGGATTTGGATCGAACCAGTTTGGTGTTGCCTATAGTTGGTGGTGCCCATAGTTTTAATGAGTCGGTCAAATTACATTAA
- a CDS encoding protein-L-isoaspartate(D-aspartate) O-methyltransferase, producing MKDTFKHKGLRQQLVNVIRNKGITNDAVLKAVGNIPRHLFMDSGFLDHAYQDKAFPIAADQTISQPYTVAFQTELLEIKKGDKVLEIGTGSGYQTAVLCELGAKVFSIERQQELFKKTSKFLPKLGYRAKKLIFGDGYKGLPEDAPFDGIIVTAGAPFVPKPLLSQLKIGGRLVIPVGDDVQIMTLFIRKGQKEFEQHEFGEFRFVPLLEDKN from the coding sequence TTGAAAGATACATTTAAGCACAAAGGACTGCGACAGCAGTTAGTTAACGTTATAAGAAACAAAGGAATAACCAACGATGCGGTTTTAAAGGCTGTTGGAAATATACCGAGGCATTTATTTATGGACTCTGGTTTTTTAGACCATGCCTACCAAGATAAAGCGTTTCCTATTGCGGCAGACCAAACCATATCGCAGCCTTATACGGTGGCTTTTCAAACCGAATTGCTTGAAATTAAAAAAGGCGACAAAGTTTTAGAAATTGGCACGGGCAGCGGCTATCAAACGGCTGTGTTGTGCGAGTTGGGGGCTAAAGTTTTTAGTATTGAAAGGCAGCAGGAATTGTTTAAAAAAACCAGTAAATTTTTACCGAAATTGGGCTATCGTGCCAAAAAGCTCATTTTTGGCGATGGCTATAAAGGCTTACCCGAAGATGCTCCTTTTGATGGTATAATTGTTACCGCGGGCGCACCATTTGTGCCAAAGCCCTTGTTGAGCCAGTTAAAAATAGGTGGAAGGCTTGTAATACCGGTGGGCGATGATGTGCAAATTATGACGCTTTTTATTAGAAAAGGACAAAAAGAATTCGAACAACACGAGTTTGGTGAGTTCCGGTTTGTGCCACTTTTGGAGGATAAGAATTAG